The Cohnella abietis genome has a segment encoding these proteins:
- the hemB gene encoding porphobilinogen synthase, with protein MAYPLVRNRRLRSSTALRNLVRETTIGVNDFIAPIFVTEGVGVKDEITSMPGVYHWSLDTMEQELREIVDLGIQAVLLFGVPDHKDATGTSAYEDNGIVQKAIRKIKSIYPDLVVIADTCLCQFTDHGHCGVVHTTECGAQIDNDESLVLLTKAAVSQAKAGADIIAPSNMMDGFVAAIRQGLDEAGFTNIPIMSYSVKFSSAYYGPFREAAHSSPKFGDRRTYQMDSANAREALREAQADVEEGADFLMVKPGLAYLDIIRMLRDRYTLPIVSYNVSAEYSMVKAAAMQGWIDERAIVLETLLGMKRAGADLIITYHAKDAARWLQEN; from the coding sequence ATGGCTTATCCTTTAGTTAGAAACCGTAGATTAAGAAGCTCGACTGCGTTGCGCAATCTCGTCAGGGAAACAACGATAGGGGTAAACGACTTTATAGCGCCTATATTCGTTACGGAGGGCGTAGGAGTTAAAGATGAGATTACATCGATGCCGGGCGTTTACCATTGGTCGCTGGATACGATGGAACAGGAGCTTCGAGAAATTGTAGACTTAGGAATTCAAGCGGTTCTCCTATTTGGAGTTCCTGACCATAAGGATGCGACTGGTACGTCGGCGTATGAGGATAATGGAATTGTACAGAAGGCTATTCGGAAAATAAAATCTATTTATCCAGATTTGGTTGTCATCGCGGATACCTGCCTGTGCCAGTTCACGGATCACGGGCATTGCGGCGTTGTCCATACAACAGAGTGCGGAGCACAAATCGACAATGACGAATCGTTAGTGCTACTTACTAAAGCTGCAGTTTCGCAAGCGAAGGCAGGCGCAGATATTATCGCTCCTTCCAATATGATGGATGGCTTCGTAGCTGCAATCCGCCAAGGGCTTGATGAGGCAGGCTTTACTAACATCCCGATTATGTCTTATTCTGTTAAATTTTCATCTGCCTATTACGGTCCATTCCGTGAAGCGGCTCATTCCTCGCCTAAATTCGGTGACCGGAGAACCTACCAGATGGATTCTGCGAATGCTCGGGAAGCTTTGCGAGAAGCACAGGCCGATGTGGAAGAAGGAGCAGACTTCTTAATGGTGAAGCCTGGATTAGCCTATCTTGACATCATCAGAATGCTTAGGGATCGTTATACTTTACCTATTGTTAGTTATAACGTGAGTGCGGAATACTCTATGGTTAAAGCAGCTGCTATGCAGGGATGGATTGACGAAAGAGCAATCGTGCTGGAGACGTTGTTAGGTATGAAACGTGCGGGTGCTGACCTGATCATAACTTATCATGCTAAGGACGCTGCTCGTTGGTTACAAGAAAATTAG
- the hemC gene encoding hydroxymethylbilane synthase, translated as MRNIIVGTRQSTLAVTQTNQTIQLLKDLCTQENLPYTFEVKSILTRGDRILDVTLSKVGGKGLFVKEIEDALMNGEIDLAIHSMKDMPFELPEGLRIGAVPKREDPRDCLISKDGKSLKDLPQGARIGTSSLRRAAQLHAYRPDLQIESLRGNIDTRLRKLVDEGFDAILLAAAGLHRMGWKDRITEYLEPEVCLPAVGQGALAIECRSDDSDVLGLLSRVNDAVTERTVAAERRLLGLLNGGCQVPIGAYAEIEAAGQDAELHLTAMVASPDGARVLKKVATGFDPEQVGSEVAKQLIELGADSILAEARE; from the coding sequence ATGCGGAATATTATAGTTGGAACAAGACAGAGCACGCTTGCGGTTACACAAACGAATCAAACGATACAATTGCTAAAGGATCTCTGTACTCAAGAGAATTTGCCCTATACATTTGAAGTGAAGTCTATTCTGACACGTGGCGATCGTATATTGGATGTTACTCTTTCGAAGGTAGGCGGAAAGGGTTTGTTCGTTAAAGAGATTGAAGATGCACTAATGAACGGTGAAATCGATCTAGCTATTCATAGCATGAAGGACATGCCTTTTGAGCTTCCTGAAGGCTTAAGAATAGGCGCTGTGCCGAAGAGAGAAGATCCTCGTGATTGCTTGATTAGCAAGGATGGCAAAAGCTTGAAGGATTTACCACAAGGTGCTCGGATTGGAACAAGCAGTCTTAGGAGGGCCGCACAATTACATGCTTATCGCCCGGATCTGCAAATTGAGTCCCTTCGGGGCAATATTGACACGCGCCTTCGCAAGCTAGTGGATGAAGGGTTTGATGCAATTCTATTAGCTGCAGCAGGCTTGCATCGGATGGGCTGGAAGGATCGCATCACGGAATATCTTGAGCCAGAAGTATGTTTACCAGCAGTAGGACAAGGGGCTTTAGCGATCGAGTGTCGTAGCGACGATTCTGATGTACTTGGCTTGCTTAGTCGTGTGAATGACGCTGTCACTGAACGTACGGTTGCAGCAGAGCGTCGGTTGTTAGGGCTATTGAACGGCGGATGTCAGGTGCCGATTGGTGCTTACGCAGAAATAGAAGCGGCTGGTCAAGATGCTGAGCTACACTTAACGGCAATGGTTGCTTCCCCAGACGGTGCTCGTGTGTTAAAGAAAGTGGCTACCGGTTTCGATCCGGAGCAGGTGGGCTCTGAGGTTGCGAAGCAATTGATTGAGCTCGGTGCGGACAGCATTCTTGCGGAAGCGAGGGAATAG
- the yihA gene encoding ribosome biogenesis GTP-binding protein YihA/YsxC, translated as MKIKQSEFVISAVGPSQFPEDGIPEVALAGRSNVGKSSLINKMLLRKNLARTSGQPGKTQTLNYYKINGDGVLYFVDFPGYGYAKVSKTEREAWGKMIERYLRGREPLKLVLQLVDLRHPPSAEDQRMYQWLSHYEIPMAVVTTKADKVSRSQWPKHIKIIRQTLGMPGHVPLVLFSSETGQGRDELWSLIIKSAEIQLNSPSEPLNIVQETEDNG; from the coding sequence ATGAAGATCAAGCAAAGCGAATTTGTAATTAGTGCGGTAGGTCCGAGCCAATTTCCGGAAGATGGTATTCCGGAAGTGGCTTTGGCTGGTCGTTCTAATGTAGGTAAGTCCTCCCTCATTAATAAAATGTTACTTCGCAAAAACCTAGCACGAACAAGTGGGCAACCAGGTAAGACACAAACACTGAACTATTACAAAATTAATGGAGACGGTGTGCTTTATTTCGTTGACTTTCCAGGCTATGGCTATGCTAAGGTTTCTAAAACCGAACGCGAGGCTTGGGGGAAAATGATTGAAAGATATTTAAGGGGACGGGAACCCCTTAAATTAGTGTTGCAATTAGTAGATCTGCGTCACCCTCCGTCTGCTGAAGATCAAAGAATGTATCAATGGCTTTCTCATTACGAGATTCCAATGGCAGTTGTGACAACAAAGGCGGATAAAGTATCACGCTCTCAGTGGCCTAAGCATATTAAAATTATTCGCCAAACATTGGGAATGCCTGGACATGTTCCGCTCGTCTTATTTTCCTCGGAAACGGGACAAGGTAGAGATGAATTGTGGAGCTTGATCATAAAATCGGCAGAAATACAGCTTAATTCCCCCTCTGAACCCCTTAATATTGTGCAGGAAACAGAGGATAACGGTTAA
- a CDS encoding precorrin-2 dehydrogenase/sirohydrochlorin ferrochelatase family protein, with the protein MSEWYPMMMKIEGRRCIVVGGGKVAERKTEGLLQAKANVTIVSPRLTPLLQQWSEAGSLHWIKREAVEADLTGATLIFAATDLPEINKWVFEVAEGLAIPVNIADDGELGSFINPAVLRRGELVLTASASGAGPALATRIIQELSAQYGPEYKRYIETLRAIRAIVKDEVADASERRALLKAAVTDEALQEWQSGSLLQDKERLIARLRQRADELKG; encoded by the coding sequence GTGTCAGAATGGTATCCCATGATGATGAAGATTGAGGGACGAAGGTGTATTGTTGTTGGTGGTGGCAAGGTTGCTGAGCGCAAAACGGAAGGGCTTTTGCAGGCTAAGGCCAATGTAACAATAGTTAGTCCCAGGCTAACTCCCCTTCTGCAGCAATGGTCTGAGGCAGGCTCACTGCATTGGATAAAGCGTGAGGCGGTGGAGGCTGATCTTACAGGTGCCACTCTCATTTTCGCAGCGACAGATCTTCCAGAAATAAATAAATGGGTGTTCGAGGTGGCAGAAGGGCTAGCTATTCCCGTAAACATTGCGGATGATGGTGAATTAGGGAGCTTCATTAACCCAGCGGTACTGCGAAGAGGGGAATTAGTGCTAACCGCTAGTGCTTCAGGTGCAGGACCGGCGTTAGCCACTCGAATTATTCAAGAGCTGTCTGCTCAATATGGTCCCGAATATAAGAGGTATATAGAGACTTTAAGAGCCATCCGAGCAATTGTAAAAGATGAGGTGGCGGATGCATCTGAACGGCGCGCACTTCTTAAGGCTGCCGTGACGGATGAAGCATTGCAGGAGTGGCAATCAGGTTCCTTGCTTCAAGACAAGGAAAGATTGATTGCTCGATTAAGGCAGAGAGCAGATGAGCTGAAGGGATAG
- the lon gene encoding endopeptidase La encodes MGSSKQKSRSIPLLPLRGLLVYPSMVLHLDVGREKSVKALEQCMIDDHMILLCSQSEINIEEPTQEDIYQVGTIAKVRQMLKLPNGTIRVLVEGVSRAEIEQYLPNENYYEVLAHELQEGQTNDSELDALMRAVLSQFEHYINLSKKVTPETLAAVSDIEQPGRLADVITSHLSLKIKDKQEILETIEVRPRLEKLLDFLNNEREVLELERKISQRVKKQMEKTQKEYYLREQMKAIQKELGDKEGRAGEVEELRSQLAEAELPEKIFAKVEKEIDRLEKMPASSAEGAVIRTYVEWLLALPWSKLTEDDLDIANAEKILDDEHYGLDKPKERVLEYLAVQKLVKKLKGPILCLVGPPGVGKTSLAKSIAKSLGREFVRISLGGVRDEAEIRGHRRTYVGAMPGRILQGMRNAGSANPVFLLDEIDKMAMDFRGDPSSALLEVLDPEQNATFSDHYIEMPFDLSNVMFVTTANVVHNIPRPLLDRMELLHVPGYTELEKLQIAERHLLPKQKRDHGLEEDQLVLDSDALMALIRHYTRESGVRNMEQQLASLCRKAAKAIVANAEASPFVINTERLKELLGPPRFRFGMVDEEDQIGAVTGLAWTEVGGDTLVIEVTVMPGSGKLTLTGQLGDVMKESAQAAFSYTRSRVKELGIDPQFHEKNDIHIHIPEGAIPKDGPSAGITLATALISALTNRKVSREVAMTGEITLRGRVLPIGGLKEKSLAAHRAGIKKVLMPHDNERDLIDIPESVRAGMTFVPVAHMDEVLLHALSESSSPVSSDAGQEENELQADASAIRTNVNDEPEETPPLGTH; translated from the coding sequence ATGGGTTCGAGCAAACAGAAAAGCCGTTCCATTCCCCTGCTACCCTTAAGAGGGCTGCTCGTGTATCCAAGCATGGTGCTTCACCTGGATGTCGGTCGGGAGAAGTCCGTTAAAGCATTGGAGCAATGTATGATCGATGATCACATGATATTGCTTTGTTCCCAATCGGAGATAAATATCGAAGAACCGACACAGGAAGATATTTATCAGGTCGGTACGATAGCTAAAGTCCGTCAAATGCTAAAGCTGCCTAACGGAACGATCCGTGTTCTTGTTGAAGGCGTTAGTAGAGCGGAGATTGAGCAGTATCTGCCCAATGAGAATTATTATGAAGTGCTTGCCCACGAGCTACAAGAAGGACAAACAAATGATTCTGAGCTAGATGCTTTAATGCGTGCTGTGCTCAGCCAGTTTGAGCATTATATTAACTTATCCAAGAAGGTGACTCCGGAGACGCTTGCCGCTGTTTCAGACATTGAGCAGCCTGGTCGGTTAGCGGACGTTATTACCAGTCATCTGTCGCTGAAAATAAAAGATAAGCAAGAAATTCTAGAGACCATCGAAGTCCGTCCGCGTCTTGAGAAGCTGCTTGATTTCCTGAACAATGAACGGGAAGTGCTGGAGCTTGAGCGCAAGATTAGTCAGCGCGTCAAGAAGCAGATGGAGAAAACCCAGAAGGAATATTACCTTCGCGAGCAAATGAAGGCTATTCAGAAGGAGCTAGGCGATAAGGAAGGCCGCGCAGGAGAGGTCGAGGAACTGAGGTCCCAGCTTGCTGAGGCTGAGCTGCCTGAGAAAATTTTCGCCAAAGTCGAGAAGGAAATCGATCGACTGGAGAAAATGCCTGCATCCTCTGCAGAAGGAGCAGTTATCCGGACATATGTAGAGTGGCTGCTGGCTTTACCTTGGAGCAAGCTAACAGAAGATGATCTTGATATCGCTAATGCAGAGAAGATCTTGGATGATGAGCATTATGGTCTAGATAAGCCGAAGGAACGCGTGCTAGAATATTTGGCCGTGCAAAAGCTTGTTAAGAAGCTCAAAGGTCCGATCCTATGCTTAGTAGGCCCTCCGGGAGTCGGTAAAACATCCTTAGCTAAGTCCATTGCTAAGTCTCTAGGACGCGAATTCGTTCGTATTTCCCTTGGGGGCGTACGGGATGAAGCAGAGATTCGTGGCCACCGCAGGACATATGTCGGCGCGATGCCGGGTAGAATTCTCCAAGGAATGCGTAATGCCGGATCCGCTAACCCTGTATTCCTTCTAGATGAGATTGATAAGATGGCCATGGATTTCCGTGGAGATCCTTCGTCTGCATTGTTGGAGGTACTGGATCCTGAGCAAAATGCCACATTCAGCGATCATTATATCGAGATGCCCTTCGATCTCTCTAATGTCATGTTCGTAACTACGGCTAACGTCGTGCACAATATTCCTCGTCCTTTGCTGGATAGGATGGAGCTTCTTCACGTTCCCGGTTATACTGAGCTTGAGAAGCTACAAATTGCAGAGCGTCATCTTCTTCCGAAGCAGAAACGGGATCATGGACTTGAAGAAGACCAACTCGTGCTGGATAGCGATGCACTTATGGCCTTGATTCGTCATTACACTCGCGAGTCTGGTGTCCGTAACATGGAGCAGCAATTAGCTTCTTTGTGCCGTAAAGCAGCCAAAGCAATTGTCGCAAACGCTGAAGCATCCCCATTCGTTATCAATACGGAGAGGCTGAAAGAGCTTTTAGGGCCACCGAGATTCCGGTTTGGAATGGTTGATGAAGAAGATCAGATTGGTGCTGTTACAGGTCTTGCCTGGACTGAGGTTGGCGGGGATACTCTTGTCATTGAGGTCACGGTTATGCCAGGAAGCGGAAAGCTGACATTAACGGGCCAATTAGGCGACGTGATGAAGGAGTCAGCACAGGCTGCATTCAGCTATACCCGCAGTCGGGTGAAAGAGCTTGGCATTGATCCGCAGTTCCATGAGAAGAATGACATCCATATTCATATTCCTGAAGGTGCCATTCCTAAGGATGGACCATCCGCGGGTATAACACTTGCTACAGCTTTAATATCAGCGCTAACCAATCGGAAAGTATCTCGAGAAGTAGCAATGACCGGTGAAATTACGCTAAGAGGACGTGTACTGCCAATTGGCGGACTCAAGGAAAAATCATTGGCTGCGCATCGAGCCGGGATTAAGAAGGTATTAATGCCGCACGACAACGAACGGGATTTAATCGATATTCCAGAGAGCGTTCGAGCTGGTATGACATTCGTGCCCGTAGCACATATGGATGAAGTGCTGCTTCATGCCTTATCCGAGTCGTCAAGCCCTGTTTCTAGCGATGCCGGGCAAGAAGAGAATGAATTGCAGGCGGACGCTTCGGCTATCCGGACTAACGTGAACGACGAGCCGGAAGAAACGCCGCCGCTGGGCACACACTGA
- the hemL gene encoding glutamate-1-semialdehyde 2,1-aminomutase — MSDNYRTRVDSRSKAAFEQAKRFIPGGVNSPVRAFKSVGLTPLVIDRGAGSRITDIDGQTYIDYVLSWGPLIAGHAHPEVVEAIKRTAEKGTSFGAPTELETLMAELVCERVPSVDVVRMVNSGTEATMSALRLARGYTKRSKILKFEGCYHGHADSLLIKAGSGVATLGLPDSPGVPESVASHTLTVPYNDLAAVKLVFERYGEDIAAIIVEPIAGNMGVVPPLPGFLSGLRELTTAYGSLLIFDEVMTGFRVHRNCAQGLYEITPDLTCLGKVIGGGLPVGAYGGKREIMEHMAPVGPIYQAGTLSGNPLAMAAGYTTLKLMTEDAYQLLERLSVRLQAGLERNASETGIPMTINRVGSMVCPFFTDKHVINYDVAKTANTERFRTVFRRLLDNGVNIAPSPFEGWFVSIAHTEEDIDQTIAAHRAALLKL, encoded by the coding sequence ATGAGTGATAACTATCGAACACGCGTGGATTCGCGCTCTAAAGCTGCTTTTGAACAGGCAAAGCGTTTCATTCCAGGGGGAGTTAACAGCCCGGTACGCGCATTTAAATCAGTCGGTCTAACTCCTCTTGTCATTGATCGAGGGGCAGGAAGCCGCATTACAGATATCGATGGCCAAACCTATATCGATTACGTGTTATCCTGGGGGCCGCTAATTGCAGGACATGCTCACCCCGAGGTAGTGGAGGCTATTAAGCGCACAGCGGAGAAAGGGACGAGCTTTGGAGCCCCTACAGAGCTGGAAACCTTAATGGCTGAGCTCGTCTGCGAGCGTGTGCCATCCGTTGATGTTGTAAGGATGGTCAACTCTGGGACTGAAGCGACGATGAGTGCGCTTAGACTGGCCCGGGGTTACACTAAGCGGAGTAAAATACTGAAATTCGAGGGCTGCTATCACGGACATGCAGACAGCTTGCTCATTAAAGCTGGCTCCGGTGTCGCTACGCTAGGTCTACCAGACAGTCCAGGAGTGCCTGAAAGCGTTGCTTCTCATACACTAACGGTTCCTTACAATGACTTAGCTGCCGTTAAGCTAGTATTTGAGCGTTATGGTGAGGATATTGCTGCGATTATTGTTGAGCCGATAGCAGGAAATATGGGGGTTGTGCCACCGTTGCCTGGGTTCCTAAGTGGATTGCGAGAATTGACGACTGCTTATGGTAGCCTGCTTATTTTCGATGAGGTTATGACTGGCTTCCGTGTTCACCGCAATTGCGCACAGGGCTTATACGAAATTACGCCAGATTTGACCTGCTTAGGTAAAGTCATCGGAGGCGGGTTACCGGTAGGCGCTTATGGTGGTAAGAGAGAAATTATGGAGCATATGGCTCCGGTAGGTCCTATCTATCAAGCAGGGACGTTATCAGGAAATCCCCTTGCCATGGCAGCTGGCTACACGACGCTGAAGCTAATGACTGAGGATGCCTATCAGCTATTGGAGCGCTTGTCCGTTCGTCTTCAAGCTGGACTTGAGCGCAATGCAAGTGAAACCGGTATTCCTATGACCATCAACCGTGTAGGGTCCATGGTTTGTCCTTTCTTCACGGATAAGCATGTCATTAACTATGATGTAGCTAAAACCGCCAATACAGAGCGCTTCCGTACCGTCTTCCGCAGGCTGTTGGACAATGGTGTCAATATTGCTCCATCTCCGTTCGAAGGATGGTTTGTGTCCATCGCCCATACCGAAGAAGATATCGATCAGACCATTGCTGCACATAGAGCTGCTTTGTTAAAATTATAG
- the hemA gene encoding glutamyl-tRNA reductase: MHLIVVGLNYRTAPVEIRERFALSEREMPLALQAFKRTTGILEGVIVATCNRTEIYAVVDRQQLCGHYIRAFMEQWFKISRKEFNSHLYMYEDDRAVEHLFRVTSGLDSMIIGETQILGQVRDAFLLSQEQQATGTIFNRLFKQAITLAKRAHSETSVGESAVSVSYAAVELGKRIFGRFDDKKVMIMGAGKMSELTAQHLHSNGAKEVFVVNRTLEKAQELAEKFQGSAMGMEEAVNRLKDTDIVISSTGSEQFVITRKQIEAAMAGRKKKPLFLIDIAVPRDIEPSCGDVSNVFLYDIDDLEGIVQTNMAKRRQEATIIEEMIVEEQEAYRQWYSTLGVSPLIRALQEKAGAIQENTMESLLRKLPELDERQVKVVRKLTKSIVNQVIHDPILRIKELAAEKRSDEALKLFVQLFALEDEVAHLKAEEKAVEKSRKEATSSKGLEATSSSGLDVEKLLSQLAGALR; this comes from the coding sequence GTGCATCTTATCGTTGTCGGATTAAATTATCGTACTGCTCCGGTGGAAATACGGGAACGCTTTGCGCTATCGGAACGGGAGATGCCGCTTGCCCTCCAGGCATTTAAACGGACGACTGGCATTCTTGAAGGAGTTATTGTAGCAACCTGCAACCGGACGGAAATTTATGCTGTGGTTGACAGACAGCAATTATGCGGCCATTATATCCGAGCTTTTATGGAGCAGTGGTTTAAAATCTCTCGCAAGGAATTTAACTCGCATCTATACATGTACGAGGATGATCGTGCTGTTGAGCACCTGTTCCGGGTTACAAGCGGATTGGATTCTATGATCATAGGCGAAACGCAAATATTAGGACAGGTTAGAGATGCGTTCCTGCTCTCTCAGGAGCAGCAAGCTACGGGGACAATATTCAACCGACTATTCAAACAGGCGATCACATTGGCTAAACGTGCCCACTCGGAAACATCAGTTGGAGAGAGCGCGGTATCTGTCAGCTATGCGGCTGTAGAGCTTGGTAAACGAATATTCGGACGCTTCGATGATAAGAAGGTTATGATTATGGGTGCCGGCAAAATGAGTGAATTAACGGCCCAGCATCTTCATAGCAACGGTGCTAAAGAGGTTTTCGTTGTAAATAGAACTTTAGAGAAAGCCCAGGAGCTTGCAGAAAAGTTTCAAGGCTCCGCTATGGGTATGGAAGAAGCAGTCAATCGGCTCAAGGATACAGATATCGTCATAAGCAGCACAGGGTCTGAACAATTTGTTATTACTCGTAAGCAGATTGAGGCAGCAATGGCTGGACGTAAGAAAAAGCCGTTATTTCTCATTGATATCGCTGTACCACGTGATATCGAGCCATCGTGCGGAGATGTATCTAATGTTTTCCTCTACGATATCGATGATCTGGAAGGTATTGTACAAACTAACATGGCTAAACGTCGTCAGGAAGCCACTATCATTGAAGAGATGATCGTTGAAGAACAGGAAGCTTATCGGCAATGGTATTCGACTCTTGGAGTTAGTCCTTTAATTCGGGCGTTGCAGGAGAAGGCCGGAGCCATCCAAGAAAATACGATGGAAAGCTTGCTTCGGAAGCTTCCTGAGCTTGATGAGCGTCAAGTAAAGGTTGTGCGTAAGCTTACTAAAAGTATTGTTAATCAAGTTATCCATGATCCTATTTTACGGATTAAGGAGCTTGCTGCTGAGAAACGTAGCGACGAGGCATTAAAGCTTTTCGTTCAATTGTTTGCCTTGGAGGACGAGGTAGCACATCTGAAAGCGGAAGAAAAAGCCGTGGAGAAATCGAGGAAGGAAGCAACCTCTTCCAAAGGCTTGGAGGCTACATCGAGCTCGGGCTTGGATGTCGAAAAATTGCTTTCGCAGCTTGCGGGAGCCCTTCGATAA
- the cobA gene encoding uroporphyrinogen-III C-methyltransferase: MTKGKVYLVGAGPGDPKLITVRGLEALKRAEVVVFDRLAGPQLLNHARPDAEHIYVGKLPDRHTMKQEEINQLLVDLALQGKTVVRLKGGDPTVFGRVGEEAGLLQKNGIIFEIIPGITSAIAVPAYAGIPVTHRDWASSFSVITGHESPDKLDHSIYWDKVTNATGTLVFLMGVAKIGYISEQLIKHGRSSDTPVALVQWGSRAEQRTLVGTLEDIADKVKAANLKPPAVIVVGDVVRQRETLSWIEKKPLFGQRILVTRARSQASDLVSKIDELGGEPYEFPIIEIKLPSSQDKLQAIEAALGRAEEYDWVMLTSVNGVDYFFQWLDRYGVDIRRFHRANFAAVGPKTAEALALRGIRADLLPESYHAESLLESLDSLIGSGETALLPRGDLARAMLPQELRERGVQTVEIDIYETAMTAPRDLWLPEMLANGEIHVITFTSSSTVINLLEALRQLGVTNPAEALQNIEIACIGPVTAKTAEDNGLKVTVVPDKATIDGLVEALVDRRRVLKGE, from the coding sequence ATGACCAAAGGTAAGGTTTATTTGGTCGGTGCAGGTCCAGGTGATCCGAAGCTCATTACGGTGCGTGGCCTAGAAGCGCTCAAGCGGGCTGAGGTTGTTGTGTTTGATCGTTTGGCAGGGCCTCAACTGCTTAACCACGCGCGTCCCGATGCTGAACATATATATGTTGGTAAGCTTCCTGATCGGCATACGATGAAGCAGGAGGAAATAAATCAGCTGCTAGTGGATTTGGCTCTCCAAGGCAAAACCGTCGTACGATTGAAAGGCGGAGATCCTACCGTTTTCGGACGAGTGGGGGAAGAAGCCGGCTTACTGCAGAAAAATGGCATTATTTTCGAGATCATTCCAGGAATTACATCGGCTATAGCAGTACCTGCATATGCAGGAATTCCCGTAACTCATCGCGATTGGGCATCTTCCTTTTCTGTTATTACAGGTCATGAAAGCCCGGACAAGCTAGATCACTCTATCTATTGGGATAAGGTTACGAACGCAACGGGCACATTGGTGTTTCTAATGGGCGTTGCCAAGATAGGGTACATTAGTGAGCAATTAATTAAGCATGGTCGTTCGTCAGATACGCCAGTAGCGCTCGTTCAGTGGGGCTCAAGGGCAGAGCAGAGAACGCTTGTGGGCACGCTTGAGGATATCGCTGACAAGGTGAAAGCTGCCAATCTAAAGCCGCCTGCGGTTATTGTTGTAGGTGATGTCGTTCGGCAACGCGAAACATTATCTTGGATTGAGAAAAAGCCGCTATTCGGTCAGCGGATATTGGTTACTCGTGCTCGCTCACAAGCAAGTGATTTAGTTTCCAAGATTGATGAGCTCGGTGGAGAGCCTTATGAGTTTCCTATTATTGAAATAAAGCTGCCATCATCCCAAGATAAACTACAAGCAATCGAAGCAGCTTTAGGACGAGCAGAGGAATACGATTGGGTCATGCTGACTAGTGTGAACGGTGTGGATTATTTTTTCCAGTGGTTAGATCGTTATGGAGTCGACATCCGACGGTTTCACCGCGCTAATTTCGCAGCAGTTGGACCTAAAACAGCTGAAGCGCTTGCTTTAAGAGGCATTCGGGCAGATTTACTTCCTGAAAGCTATCATGCGGAGAGCTTACTGGAGAGCTTGGACAGCTTAATCGGTTCTGGGGAAACGGCATTGCTCCCAAGAGGAGATCTTGCTAGGGCTATGCTTCCTCAGGAACTGAGAGAGCGAGGCGTTCAGACGGTTGAGATCGATATCTACGAAACAGCTATGACCGCTCCTCGCGACCTATGGCTCCCGGAGATGCTGGCAAACGGTGAAATTCACGTCATTACTTTTACAAGCTCATCCACCGTCATAAATTTACTTGAAGCGCTGCGTCAATTAGGTGTTACTAACCCTGCTGAGGCTTTGCAAAATATAGAGATTGCCTGTATCGGTCCAGTAACCGCGAAGACGGCTGAAGATAATGGGCTAAAGGTAACTGTTGTTCCGGATAAGGCAACAATAGATGGGTTAGTGGAAGCGCTCGTGGACAGACGACGCGTATTGAAAGGAGAATGA
- the ccsA gene encoding cytochrome c biogenesis protein CcsA, with amino-acid sequence MITQDLLTDAVLYIYALSLLFFVSDAASGNRSAKKVGTGLLIFVWVLQGAFLLDLLIERFSAPTLTLKDYLFFVSWLLVSASFVLNRIIRAEILVLLVNAVGFAVLALNLIGRSKRTVELAPWEVARRLLIVHVSLITLAFAILTVTALLGAMYIFLHRRLKAKKWTHVMSRMPSLEWIDQYAYRTGLIGVPLLLLSLSTGTVALLLGSDPIQLWDGKVLLSFGAGILYVIYLIRRLVSNDDGAKLALWNLLGYALLVASFFVSSLSSFHRLV; translated from the coding sequence ATGATCACACAAGATTTATTAACCGATGCTGTACTTTATATATACGCCCTGAGTCTGCTTTTTTTCGTGTCCGACGCCGCTTCTGGCAACCGGAGCGCCAAGAAGGTAGGAACAGGGCTACTTATTTTTGTTTGGGTTCTGCAGGGTGCCTTTCTATTAGACTTGTTAATCGAACGATTTTCCGCACCAACCTTAACGTTGAAAGATTATTTGTTTTTCGTGTCATGGCTGCTCGTTTCGGCCTCATTCGTGCTTAATCGGATAATACGTGCTGAAATACTTGTGTTGCTAGTTAATGCAGTCGGGTTTGCAGTGCTTGCACTCAATTTAATAGGGCGTTCGAAGAGGACGGTGGAGCTGGCGCCTTGGGAAGTGGCAAGACGTCTGCTCATTGTCCATGTCAGCCTAATTACATTGGCTTTTGCCATCCTTACAGTAACAGCGTTGCTCGGAGCCATGTATATTTTCCTCCATCGAAGACTTAAGGCTAAGAAGTGGACGCACGTGATGAGTAGGATGCCTAGCTTGGAATGGATCGATCAATATGCTTATAGAACTGGACTGATAGGGGTTCCCTTGCTGCTGCTGTCTTTATCGACAGGAACTGTAGCTCTCTTGTTAGGGAGTGATCCGATACAGCTATGGGATGGGAAGGTACTACTATCATTCGGAGCAGGGATATTGTACGTGATTTATTTGATTCGCAGACTAGTCTCGAATGATGACGGTGCCAAGCTAGCCTTATGGAATTTGTTAGGGTATGCTTTATTGGTTGCCAGCTTTTTCGTAAGCTCGTTATCCTCCTTCCATCGTTTGGTATAG